Within the Vigna angularis cultivar LongXiaoDou No.4 chromosome 10, ASM1680809v1, whole genome shotgun sequence genome, the region AGCAGAGCCGTGTTGAGCAATCAATAGAAGAGTCTTTCTTGTTTTCAAATTTCCATAATTTATTCATCTGTTGTCCTATTCACAcccaagaaaaataaataaaaaattgatttattattttaccatTTCTACGAATTTTTAAATACATCGCAGCATAGAGTTTCTCTTTGAAAATCCAAAGCTCCACGACTGTGACATATTTAAGACAcatattataacaataatattcGTTGAAATGTTGTGCATGGTATTAGTATGAAAATGTTCATATTTCAAATATTGACCCCAACCTCAGTAATAGTATATCCATGTTATTAAATGTCGACCTCGAGTTGTCCTTTGCTATCTAACTTTGTGGACCCTTTGTGAAAAAAATTGATGCTAACATGACATTATTTATTGTATGTTTAAGGTACATCTAtctattttataataacatacgagtgtaaacttttaaaaatacagTTAAATTTTGTctcgtcttttttttttatggaaaaaacTTACATATTTGATATTATTCTCTAATTATTGTACAAtacatttaatgaaatataaattaaaataaaagttcgaacttaaatagaaaacaacatatattatatgtcaatttttttatctctcttGTAACAAtgaatttgttataaaaatgaAGGTGGAGCATAATTATCCTTTTACAAAATATCGTTAATTTATCTATAGGCCATCAATGGTTCAGAGTTGAAACAttaaatacaaacaaaacatcaaacatcctaattcaaacaaaaatttgCTCGCCAACGTTGCAACAGAAAATTCCACATTGATACATCAAAACAAGTAAAATACGACGCCATATTAAGgttaattaacattaaaacaaGTACAATACAACGCCATATTAAGgttaattaacattaaaacaaGTATAATACGACGCCATATTAAGGATAATTAACAAAAACAGCTTAACCACTGACATTGACATTCGGTTGAATCAATTCTGAAAATAATCAAATTCCTAgccaaataaaacaattaaataagaTCTAAAACAAAGCGATTTGTGGTAATTAACCTTTCCGAAGATGACCTTCTGACGAGGGAAGAGATCTCCGGCGAGGGTGCACCGATCTCAAACTCTGGAACTTCGGGGATGGTGGAGAGAACGGGTCCAGACTTATCATAAACCACGTAGAAGCGCTCTTTGGAGTATTTCTCTGGCACATGGAAACTGAAactggtggtggtggtggttttATTGTTGGACTTGAAAACGGAGCGAATGAGTTTTTGAAAGGAGCGAGAGAAGTTGAAGAACTTCCGTGGCATGGCGATGGAAGGTGGAGGAGGCTGAACCGGAAGCGCGTGAAGTGAACGCTCCGGTAAGTGAGGCATGGAAAGGGTTCTAGTTATAGGGGATTTAGCTATGGCGGAGTGGAGTTGACGATTGAAGGAGTTGAGCTCAAATGAATCGTAGAGCGTGCTGCCACAGTCCCAAAGATTGGTAGAATACGAGGATGACTTTGTCGCTAAAAGTTTCTCCGTAATGGTTACCTTGTTTCTTGTTTGAGCCATGTCAAGAATCCTATGAGTCTGTCTGTGCTGTCTTTATTTTATGAGCAAAACTCACATTAAATTGAATTAGTGAGAGAATGACGTTAAGTTTAATCGTTTTCTGCTTTTTATAGATGAAAGATATGAAACGCGGTAGTCATGAGTTGTGACCAGGAAAACGGTTACCCTCCTTCTAAGGTTTAACTTCCGCCATATATGGACCATGTAATGTTGCTTTAGTTCCTTTGACTATGTTGCTTGCATTATTCTTCCGTGGTTATAAGTGGATGATAAATGATATTAATCAGcaatttttaacaataatttaagagtcaaaataatatattaaagtaaagtataattttgatgtgtaatttctatataaagttattaaattacattagtaagtatatataatatacttaaAGAACAAGCGAGTTGAACATTGaatacatttattaataaatgttcACAATATTGTTATTGTTTCGACCGGATCTGGTAGGATCCTGTTAAAACACTCACAAACGATAAAGATTGGCGGACGGATGATATCGCATGTTACGGATCGGACGGACGCTTGGTGACGGACGGACGAAGCAGACCGAGCGGCTTTGTCTCTAGGGGGCACTAGAAGCTGGCAAAAACTGGACGGTCGTTGCTGAATCTCACGCGATCGTTGCTGAATCCCACGAACTGAAGAAGgctggtccaagaccaagcGGACGGTACAGTGACAGACTGACGCTGCTCCACGCTCTAGGTTGGAGGTCGGGCAGGTTTCTCCCTATGCACTCCAGGTGGTCGTCCTCCTACTCCAAGCCagtcaaaggcactccgacgctcaagtcagtaatatgacagagcggTCTGTGATGCATGTATATATTGCATCGTAAGGAATCCgtccagaaatcatacctgggacctttatttatactgattgtaatgggcttttacctttcgtgGGCCTGAAAACAgcccaatcataccttaatcttcattaagggctTTAATGAGTCATTAGTATTTAACCGCGTAGTCGACATAGTGAGTGACGGTCATGACGGTCGTGACGGCCGGTCAATAGGGTGACCGGCCAAGGGTGTCAACCTGGGAGGGACGGTCGAAACGGCCGGCCAGCAGGGTGACCGGCCAAGGATGTCAACCTGGGAGGGACGGTCGAAACGGCCGGCCAGCAGGGTGACCGGCCAAGGATGTCAACCTGAGAGGGACGGTCGTGACGGCCGGTCAGCAGGGTGATCGGTCACGATGGACACTCGGTCTAGTCGGTCGGCCTGGATGGACGACCTTGGCGGACCGCTCGTTCTTGATAGTCAACCTGGATGGACGACCTTGGAGAACCGTTCGATCTATGTGTCAGGAGGACCGGACGGTAACGCGATAGGCCGTTGGGTTGTTCTTTGCTTAACGAAACTGtcaccaaaactaaaataaataaattttaaaaaatatgttacgTGTACGCGcacatgaatatatatatttaattttacccaCATGTAATGACATGAGTTTATTGGGAATAATGGAGTTAATTCAACATTCATATACTTACTCTAAATACTAGGAATAATTGTGTACTTGTAGACATTTAAGGAATCTAATTGTATACTCCCGTCATTTTGTTGAGTTGCACATTAATCTCTTTGTTGATGTCAGTAATATACAATCCTTTAGAAAGAAGCAACAATAATGTAGAATCTAAAGTCTCCCTTCTAATATTTTCCATAATCAATAATctcttattatattaaattttaattatgaaatcaATCTGAACTATTaatataatagaagaaaataaaatactataaacCTTACCGTgaaacttaattataatatcatGAGAACAACATATACTTAATCAATAGGTGATCCGAATCCAAGAAAATACAAAGAGATCCAAAAATAAGTAGAAAAAACACGTGCAGTGGAATGATAGGAAAAGTGAATACAAGTTAATTGTTTTGTTTCCCATAGATCATGAAAGAAAATGGACAAACCAAAACTTTCTAACAATTTATCTAATCGAACATAGGCACGTAGGATCATAATGTAGGAGTCTTTTGCCATGATTGGTGGCAGAAGCAGCTAAGAGGTATAATGTGGTTGGTTGTTTGATAGTGACAACCTCGTACCTAAAAGTTAACAGAAATGGCATTCTCTAAGAAAGCACAAAAAAATGTGTGTTTCTTGAAGCAAATACAATGACTATTGAAAACGCAAATGGAGACTGGTTTTCTGTTACCAAAACTTGTTTCTCTTTGGCATGGAATCCTTTAGATAGACATAGCGATCACGATGAAACTCAACCAGAGAACAAAGTTGTCTTAttgcttctttcttcttctccgcAAGCCCCACCAAATCACCATCCTTCTCTTTCACATCCCTTTCCAAGTTTTCTACTTTCCTTTCAAGCTGCCTCACTTGTTTTATCAGATTCAGTTTCTCCCCTGCTTCTTTGCTCACCATCGCTTCTAACTTCCACACCATTTCTTTCAAGACCAACTCTTTCTCCTCTTTCTCACCCACCAAC harbors:
- the LOC108320357 gene encoding uncharacterized protein LOC108320357; the protein is MAQTRNKVTITEKLLATKSSSYSTNLWDCGSTLYDSFELNSFNRQLHSAIAKSPITRTLSMPHLPERSLHALPVQPPPPSIAMPRKFFNFSRSFQKLIRSVFKSNNKTTTTTSFSFHVPEKYSKERFYVVYDKSGPVLSTIPEVPEFEIGAPSPEISSLVRRSSSERLITTNRFVLDLI